Genomic segment of Acetomicrobium thermoterrenum DSM 13490:
TCGGTGATAATATACTTTAACGCTTTTTCTTCGGCCAATGCCTTAGCTTTCTGCCTCACCAAAGCCACGAGCTTTCCCGAGTTCTCTTCTCCGGGAATGAGTCTTGCATAAACCAAAGGGCCATACCTGGTCTCGGACACGAACCAGTGGCCCGATAGGACATCTTCCATCACTATTGCGCCGGCTGGGCATGCATGAAAACAGAAACTGCACCCTTCACACGAGAGGCGATCGACCTTAAAGTCTTTTATTGCGCCGAACCGACATAGCTTTTGACAAAGGCCGCACTTGTTGCACTTTTCCTCTTCGATGCGAGCTTTTTTCCCGCTCCAAAATTCACCCTTTTCTGCTATTCTGGGAGACATGACAAGGTGAAGATCGGAGGCGTCTACATCACAATCTGCCAAAATCTTGCTCTTCCCAATGGCAGCGAACGAAGCTGCTATACTGGTTTTTCCCGTGCCGCCTTTACCGCTTATTATTACAATTTCGTTCATAGGGCTTTCCTTTCTTGGTGTTTAAGCGTTATATGTGGCATGAAGCCGACCTTTTTTAAGTGTGTAGAAGAGATCTAAAAAGGCATCGTGCCATCGCGTCTTCCCTTCTACCAGGGGAATACCTTTGGAGTAAAGAGTAGCGATATCCCTGTCGAAAGGAATTTTTAGCAACACAGGTATCTCGCTCTCGCGACAATATTTCTCTATCAGGCTATCGCGTGAAGGACTCGAACGATTGATTACGACCCCGCAAGGGATGTTAAGATATCTTATCATCTCCACTGCCAGAGAAAGATCATTCAGCCCAAAGGGGGTCGGCTCGGTGACCAAGATAGTATAGTCGCTCCCCTGTACAGCCTCTACCACTGGACAAGAGGTGCCCGGAGCCACGTCGATTATCACGTCCCTTTGATTATCAATTTGACCATCTATATACATCTTGGCTTTCCTTATTACTGGTGTTGACATGGGTTCCCCTGTATTGAGCCTTCCTTGGACAAGTTCCAGATTTTTGCGATAACCTATTTCAACAACACCCACCTGCCTATTAGCTTCTGCAATAGCTGACTCTGGACACAAATAAGAACAGGCTCCACAACCGTGACACAGCTCAGGGAAAACAATCACCTTGCTCGGAAGGGACGCTATGGCATGATAAGCACATACTTCTGCGCATCTGCCACAATGATTACACCTATCAGCGTCTATTCTGGGAGTGGGGACATGCACAGGCTCTGCTCTTTCGATAGACGCGTGCACAAACAGGTTGGCATTCGGTTCTTCTACGTCACAGTCCAATATCTGTACTGAAGCACGTTCGCTTACGGCCAAGGCTAAACTCGTGGCCACCAACGTTTTCCCTGTACCGCCTTTGCCGCTCGCTACGGAGACGATCACATCCCCACCCCCTCGCACGTATTTACAGCTCTTGCTGCCATTGC
This window contains:
- a CDS encoding ATP-binding protein, which encodes MNEIVIISGKGGTGKTSIAASFAAIGKSKILADCDVDASDLHLVMSPRIAEKGEFWSGKKARIEEEKCNKCGLCQKLCRFGAIKDFKVDRLSCEGCSFCFHACPAGAIVMEDVLSGHWFVSETRYGPLVYARLIPGEENSGKLVALVRQKAKALAEEKALKYIITDGPPGIGCPVISSLSGATMALLVAEPTVSGVYDLERVAGVCKHFRVPAAVCINKYDLNEEIGREIERYCNQRGIELIGKLPFDEVFVEAISRGVPVVEVDRGNIKDEIERMWDAIVTMVEINRKRR
- a CDS encoding ATP-binding protein, with the protein product MIVSVASGKGGTGKTLVATSLALAVSERASVQILDCDVEEPNANLFVHASIERAEPVHVPTPRIDADRCNHCGRCAEVCAYHAIASLPSKVIVFPELCHGCGACSYLCPESAIAEANRQVGVVEIGYRKNLELVQGRLNTGEPMSTPVIRKAKMYIDGQIDNQRDVIIDVAPGTSCPVVEAVQGSDYTILVTEPTPFGLNDLSLAVEMIRYLNIPCGVVINRSSPSRDSLIEKYCRESEIPVLLKIPFDRDIATLYSKGIPLVEGKTRWHDAFLDLFYTLKKGRLHATYNA